From a single Bacillus gobiensis genomic region:
- a CDS encoding D-alanyl-D-alanine carboxypeptidase family protein produces MFFIRSILLLIVLLFAAGIQKQAGAAEKEPVLESESAILMDAKSGDIIFQKNSGKKMYPASITKIATAIYAIEKANLEDKVTVSANAANMDGTKVYLEEGEHMKLKQLIQGMLINSGNDAAMAVAEYVSGNPDQFSKDINAYLHERIGVSQTNFMNPSGLFHEDHYTTSEDMAKITAYAMKNDGFREIFQTKKLPWNGKSWDTTLVNHHRMLTGEISYAGITGGKNGFVNESKHTLVTTAKRDNLDLIAVVLKADQKNFMYKDTMQLLDYGFKGFETKKYVQGESFSTESADSAKLPSDLMITKKKNETLSERVDSSGKLNILGEDGRIINSMQLAIDNKHEPKEEDPIQQTQHVDGEINRYLPPILMVLCLLGLLATDRFVKKLRNS; encoded by the coding sequence ATGTTCTTTATACGATCCATTCTTCTACTTATCGTCCTACTATTTGCAGCAGGAATTCAAAAGCAGGCAGGTGCAGCTGAGAAAGAGCCTGTGTTAGAAAGTGAATCTGCTATTTTGATGGATGCGAAGTCAGGGGATATTATATTCCAAAAAAACAGCGGAAAAAAAATGTACCCCGCGAGTATAACTAAGATTGCAACGGCTATTTATGCTATTGAAAAAGCGAATCTTGAAGATAAAGTTACCGTGAGTGCCAATGCGGCAAATATGGATGGAACGAAGGTGTATCTTGAAGAAGGAGAACATATGAAATTGAAGCAATTGATTCAAGGCATGCTGATCAACTCAGGCAATGACGCTGCAATGGCCGTAGCGGAATATGTCAGCGGTAATCCTGATCAATTTTCAAAAGATATTAATGCTTACCTCCATGAGAGAATAGGCGTTTCTCAGACGAATTTTATGAATCCAAGCGGACTTTTTCATGAAGATCATTATACAACCTCAGAAGACATGGCGAAAATCACCGCGTATGCAATGAAAAATGACGGGTTCAGAGAAATTTTTCAAACAAAAAAACTCCCATGGAACGGAAAATCATGGGATACGACACTGGTTAATCACCACCGGATGCTTACAGGGGAAATTTCTTATGCGGGAATTACAGGCGGTAAAAATGGCTTTGTGAACGAATCTAAGCACACCCTTGTTACGACAGCCAAAAGAGACAATTTAGATCTCATCGCAGTCGTGTTGAAGGCTGATCAAAAAAACTTCATGTACAAGGATACGATGCAGCTCCTTGATTACGGCTTCAAAGGCTTTGAAACCAAAAAATATGTTCAAGGTGAATCCTTCTCGACAGAATCGGCAGACAGCGCCAAACTGCCAAGTGATTTAATGATCACGAAGAAAAAAAACGAAACCCTTTCCGAACGTGTAGATAGCTCTGGTAAGCTGAATATACTGGGAGAAGATGGCCGGATAATAAATTCGATGCAGCTGGCAATTGACAATAAACATGAACCGAAAGAAGAAGATCCGATTCAACAGACACAGCATGTGGATGGAGAAATCAATCGGTATTTGCCGCCCATTTTAATGGTTCTTTGCCTGCTGGGTTTATTGGCGACAGACAGATTTGTAAAAAAATTAAGAAACAGTTGA